In Euphorbia lathyris chromosome 2, ddEupLath1.1, whole genome shotgun sequence, the sequence CATTTCATTTGTGTGCAAATTATACATAAAAAGTGGGGTTCTTATATTGCATTTGTGGAGCATTTCATTGAAAATAAACAGATACCTAACAACATCTCTGTTGATTTTCAATGTAAAAGATATATAATATTGTTGTATTAGCATGGACTTATGAAGGCCAATGAGTGCACATATAGTGATATTGAGTTAAGTAATTCAAGCTAATTAAGTTTAACGTTTATTTGATCATCAACGATTTTAAATGGattttaaaaattagaatttatagTTTGATACATTTAGTAATGAATATATTTTCCTTTGTTGTTATTcattttagggttaattataaatagatgTCATGTGGTTTCACGGATTTGCAgatggtacctgtggtatttttagTTACAAACACAACCCTGTGTTTTGCGTCATTACTAAAATTAAGGCAAGTGCCCTAATACTGTTAAATGAGGggtaatttcaaaaaaaaaattgacttttttttaactTCTCTCTCTCccattcttctctttttcttttttttttttaattctggaattccagacaTTCAATGTCTAAAATTCCAAACCTTTCTAGAACGTCtggaataagaagaagaaagtaaaaaaaattaaaaaaatcaaaaaaatcatTTTCCTCAAAATACCCCTCTACCACGTCACCAATTAACAGATTCCATCCATTTGCCTTGAATTTGGTAACGGCGACATGGTTGCGTTTGTAAGGAAAAATACCACAAGTACCCATCTGTAAATCCACGAAACCACATGAcatctatttgtaattaacacttctttttatgaattatgtttgaaaaatacattttaatagTTTGTATTTAGTTGAACTCATATATTTTTTTCGTAATCAtatgtttttgaatttctatcAAAATAGTGCACCGGTTACTGATATCATGCAAAATAACATCACACGAATGACGTCAGCAGCATTCCCTTTAGGCTTAAAGATCACGCGCAACGGAGCATGCCTAAGGGCGTCTTTAAGGGATTTGGCTTCCTTCGGATAAAGGAACCTTCAAAAATTCTACATGACAAAGGATTCCTCCAGGACATAGATCCCTTATCATACATATATCCTCAACTCATAAAAATTCCTAATTAGCGAAGGACTTAACGTaaaaaaaccatatatatatagacagTTATAGACACAAGATACGATACATTAACTATTATCTCACAACTAGTCTGTACTCTTCAATCTTTTCTAAATCATAAACTGACCTAGGTATCAAAACGGGTTCACCAGACTCCGACCCCGACTGGCCCTCAGTTATGTTTTACAGGTTAATACGACGAAAGATTACCGAGACGATTTGGACATATAGACAAGTTCAGATACACGGTTATCAGTTACCAATTATTCAATTATAAATCCAAAATGGCGAAACCTCTGAAGCTAGGAAGCTTATTCAACATGGAAAGTTTGGGAATGAAATTTCTATTAGAATTATGCATGATTGGTAGGTCCCGGGTCTCTCACGTATCGTCCTTTATCCCTTGCACGTACTCTACCCGCCAAGCGCGTAAAATTGCCTTACTAATGGAGAAACAAATTAGTGGAATAGGGAGCTATTATGCATGTTGCACATATTCCATTAAGTTCCGAGAGGCTGGTTGATTGTCTAATCTGGATGCATACAAAATCTAGTGTGTATTTAATAAAGTCGGGTTACCATTTGGTGAAACAATTATGCAGAGCTCAATCATCAAggccttcatcatcttctccaaatTCTAAGACGGAGGTTGAAATTACCaacaaatattaaatattttgttttaagGCTTTATCGAAATATTATTCTGCGTCCTTCGTCTTTATTAAAAAGGAATATGGTTGTTCATCTTAAGTGTCTGGAGTATGTGAAAGCTTTGAAACCGATCGAGGTGCAGAAAGTTTTCCCAGCTAGTGTCCAAGTAGATATATCAAGGAGACACAGTCGCTAAATAATTATTCTCAGCTCTCTTAAACCTATTCATCACTTCCTTATGGCTTCTTTGACATGAGCATAATTTGACAGTGAATGAGAAAGCGGTTGAGAATGATAGAAATTGTGTTCAGCAGGCCAAATGTCTATTTGGCAAAGATTATTaaactttattttctttcaataaaatcactaactatataatttttataaaatacttCAGAACAATTTATGTATAAAAACTTCTGAAAACAATTAACTTTATATCaactaaaattttatgattaacATGACGAAAATGTAACTACCACATGTGTACTCGTGATACATCCTAATATTtaaaagggtaaagttcaaataaaacccctgtggtttcactaattttcagataaaggactgtggtttactttttgtcaaaacaaggattgaggtttcaaacttggattaatgctattaaaaccatctttaacgacctgaaaatgaaaattttcaagaattaaagttgttcaatgtcatattttctatggaaatgcattttcgattttcgaaaatcatcttttttggaactttctctctctaaacattaactttctctctctttagcaaacatcatctaaacaatctcaaaataaaaaagttagaattaaagttaaaaacctcaatcctcgttttgacaaaaagtaaaccacagtcctttatctgaaaattagtaaaaccacatgggttttatttgaactttaccctaattaaAACATTCACATCCTTGTTAGAGGTGGCGCATTTTATGTACTACCACATTGACATTCTGGAGAGTCTTTAtacataaattcaaaaaaatgaCTTTATTCAAATCAAATGTGAAGTtcagtaattttattttaaaaaaatattaagtttGTGACCTATATAAAATGGACTTGAGACTTCATCGACCTATTGGTTCAATTGATATTGGTTTGAATGGTTTAAAGTCTCAAGTTGCTTAAACTAGAGATATCAAGTTTGAGTCTTAAATAcacattaaattttaattaaaagaagATCCAGCTAATTAATGCCAAATGATACTAAATGCCGGTTTAGTTCTCCTTTTTGTACTCGTTGTTTTACTCCAAACAATAGATATAAAAACATTACGAATGAAAAGCTATTGATAGCTAAAGAGGCTAAAACGTACCCCATAAAACGCTATCATACTAATAAGGGCGGCCCGGtacattacgcgtccccgctaagcgagggtccggggaggggtcccaccacaagggtgtactgtcCCTTGCcaaattttttggcaagaggccgctcctaagactcgaacccgtgaccttcggtcacacgacaaaaacgttttaccgttgcgccaaggctatCATACTAATATAGTCAAATAATAGAATAGGTAAATGACTACCACTAGAAACTAGATCACAAAGGTGAACATGAAAACTTAGAATTTGTTATATATTTACAATTTATCATGCCATCAAATCATCATCTAATAATGCAAGCACAAGAAGAAACAAATGAATGGGTCAAAATCATAAGAGGTATATTTTACTCATTCTTCATTGAAAATTGATATCTTTTTCTTTGGCCTTCTTCTAAAACCAAGGTCAATAGAGCTTCACATACCTGAGAAGCATCAGCTTCAGAAGGGTCATCGTTCAATGATGAGTACACCATCCAAGCATGGTCTAATTTGCGGGTAGGTCGCACCACAATGGATCCAGGGACTTCAGCATCACGACACGTGACTAGTCCATCACTCTTCTCGCCGTATCTTACTTGCAGCAGCTGGGCACATGCTGCCATTGCAGCGCCGAGTGGCATTACCACTGGCAGTTTTGCTGGCTCACCCACCATCGGTACTTCTGCATGAGCTACACGAGATAGCGTGGCTAAAACTGCAGCGCTAGTCGCAGTTTCTGTGCGGAGTGATACAACAGGAAGCTCTCTTGGCAAATGGTGTTTCATCAAGAATTCCTTCCTTTTCTCGTAAGTCAGGTCTTCTAAAGCTTGCAAGTCTCCCTGTAGTGTTGCAGATAAAAAGATGTGGCGAAGTTTATATCTATAACATTTTCATGGCAATAAAAGCAAGTCATGTTAGAAGATATTCATGAAAACGGGTATTTTAAACACCAAGATCCCTTAACAAGTTGACCAAAGCCAATTTCCATCCAAGTTTATTGACTTGTCCATATCATATCTACAAGCTCTACAAGCCGTTAATTGTCGTAAAATAATAACTGTGGGATAAATCACACCGACGGCCACTTAAGTTTGGATGATGTCCCAATGAAGCCAAAAAAGTTCATTTTGTCAACAAAATAAGTCATTTTTGCATTTTGTACCAATAAAGTCACTTTGAACATTTTCAGACCAAATTCTCCCCCGTAATGCTGACTAGGATGCACAATCAATTCAACCAGGCAATGTAAACACACATGCATTAATTTACTGCCACATGGTACCCATTTTCTCTTACACCTTCATTTAACCTCAATTAACTTAACTAACCTAGTAAATAAACTAACCCACGCCAAACCCATTGACAAAATCGATCTTTCTTGGCTTGAAAAAAAACTAACATAATAAATACAGttccttttattattttttccatGATATTCTTTTTTAGTTTCCACATGTCGAGATTCTGATGAACTGTCATCCACGTGGCATCTCTGGTAAATGTGTGTGCTGGTTTTCGGACAAAAGAACCATAGGTGAAAGAAAATTTCAACTATGATCACTTTCTAGTTAAGAATTTAAGATTTATGTCATTTATGCTCTAATTCTTATAGTTGGAGAATCATGAGTGTACTTAACCTCACAAATCCAAGGTAAAGTTCAAAATGTTAAGAAGAAATATAAAGCTCTGACATACCTTGAGCACTTTACAGATTATAATCTCCATAAGTTTCCGCACATTAACATAATCACCAAGCTGTCCTTCACGTAAAATATCTGAAGCGATAGGACTACCTCCATATGGGCTTTGTGCCAAGGCTAACCCAGCTACCTTATCTTTCAACTCAGGCCAATAAAGTGATAAAGCAGCAGCTGCATCTATTCCACCTTTGCTATGTCCAAGAAGCATGACACGTTTCTGCGTACCCCAGCAGATTTCTTCAATGTACTCTTTGATCTCTCTTGCATTTTTCTCAACTGAAGCCTAAGAGTTGATCACACAAGCTTAGAAAAGGATTTGAACATGACAGTATATGGATAAAATATGCCAAAAAAGGACGCACCTCACTGTGAATCTTGGCAATGTGACAGGCAAGACCCAACTTAGAGAAATACGCTTTAGCAGTGACAAAATAAAGTGGTCCATGATTACTGAAAAGACCTGCCAAGATAAATAGATATTGCATTAGCAACTCGATTCCAGGATAAGAAATATTTGCTGAAATAAATTATCTGTGAATGCAACatttaaattatatagtttGTTCGTTCTTGTCAAGGAACCATACCATTTGACCCAAAAGCTTAAACTAATAGGTACTGCccaaaataacttttttttataggacctgatggcatccctattgagatttggagatgtttgggagaaagaggaatcgaatggttgacgacgttcttcaacaaaatttggagaaacaataagatgccatcagaatggaggaaaagtatcttaatccctttgtataagaacaaaggcgatgtccaagattgtgccaactatcggggaatcaaattaatgagtcacactatgaaactttgggagcgagtgatcgaacaaaggctaaggaggacggtgaagatctcggaaaaccagtttggctttatgccgggaagatcaactatggaagccatccatctaatgagacaattaatggagcactatcgaaataagaagaaagacttgcatatggttttcattgacttggagaaagcatatgataaggtaccaagggaagtgctttggtgggccttgataaggaaaggcatttcgcggaaatatattgacatcataaaggacatgtatgagggagcatgcacgagtgtacgtactagtgttgggaagactgaagagtttcctattacgattggagtgcatcaaggttccgcactaagcccatttctttttgccatcgttatggatgaactaacaagttcacttcaagatggtataccatggtgcatgttgtttgcagatgatattgtgttggttgatgagacgaaagaaggagtggagaggaagttggaactatggagacaaactctagaatctagaggctttaagttgagccgaagtaaaacggaatatttggagtgtaagtttagcggccataggagtagggcggcagggacaatcaccctagatgggagagttgttcatgcctcggattgcttccggtatttaggatctattatccaaacggatggagaagtagatggagatgttgctcataggattaaagctggttggtcgaagtggaagagtgctacgggtttcctttgtgaccccggcatgcctaatagattgaaggggaaattctaccggacggcaattagaccagcattgttatatggtacggagtgttgggcagtgaaacactgccacatccataagatgtcggtggcggagatgcgtatgttgagatggatgtgtggtcatacgaaaaaggatcgggtgagtaatgaaataattaggacaaaagtaggggtcacatctattgagaataaaatgagagaaaaccgactaaggtggtttggccatgtgagacgtagagcgcttgatgcgccggttaggagaactgaagagtggcaaagggatgtagtggtgaggggtaggggaagacctaagcaaacttggaggagggtgatcgagagtgatatgagtttactgggaattgaggaaaatatggtagtggataggacggagtggagggagcgaatttgtgttgctgacacgacttgatttcacggttttatatgatggttcatgttagccgaccccgaatcatttcgggactaaggctttgttgttgttgttgtattatcTATACAGAAGCCCAAGGGTGTATAACACATACTCATCTTACTATGTGATGAAATTTCATTAACAAATGGAGTTTCCAGGATTTGAACCCTCGACTAGAGGTGGCAACAGTACACACGACACGATTACACGACACAAAATCGACACACAATTTTAGTGTTTGGGTTTAGCTTAgtaggtaatgtgtcatttttgggttgacacgaaactgacacgcaaagttttgggttgggttagggttgatatgctaacccgaaaatgacacaaaatgacatgaatatttaaaatcaTTGTTATATTCTTTCGTGTTTTTAtatgtcaatttttttaataaagataataaaattataattattacttgcaaatatgattcgaacctcctaaattgttataaacacattacatgaccctctaacatgatattaacaGACTTTTCAATGGTTaatgttaaaatattaatcttaaaatgatataaagtatttaaaaatagtgttatatcctcttatatttttaaaatttattgttaatatatataaagaacaaaattacatgtaacccgaaacacgacacgaaatcgacactaacccaaacaggttaacacgattgtgacac encodes:
- the LOC136216598 gene encoding uncharacterized protein, whose product is MLNSSHLELRLYIVYLKQLIFASLFEKRISMEEIGSPNKTVTENTPLIAHDEDLRNDSIIPQILTSIPALNDATAYFAQTTSLLTQCFTDFSVEHASRDTENPVTHEQELATFSSGGLLQPRDNDHRTSSRNHLTFSDPSTSAADSPPVHDEMIRKSSKGPSQNSSAIVPSTRTGLNGISLFQGLIDRARRTVRGSADDIGWMQRDPGMPPVEDGTERFMGILDNIRHGLHKLPNSIVYLLVPGLFSNHGPLYFVTAKAYFSKLGLACHIAKIHSEASVEKNAREIKEYIEEICWGTQKRVMLLGHSKGGIDAAAALSLYWPELKDKVAGLALAQSPYGGSPIASDILREGQLGDYVNVRKLMEIIICKVLKGDLQALEDLTYEKRKEFLMKHHLPRELPVVSLRTETATSAAVLATLSRVAHAEVPMVGEPAKLPVVMPLGAAMAACAQLLQVRYGEKSDGLVTCRDAEVPGSIVVRPTRKLDHAWMVYSSLNDDPSEADASQVCEALLTLVLEEGQRKRYQFSMKNE